Proteins from one Cellulosilyticum lentocellum DSM 5427 genomic window:
- a CDS encoding tyrosine-type recombinase/integrase → MSMDLHGNVWRFRIMKDGIPYTKLFEGTEKKAKEAHEAFKVDVKRGNVGTNENMKFNELCQLVTDQYVKVNCKYSTVEFYKNTYNTHLLPFFGDKKLSSIKPLHIQQFVTHLSELDLAPSTVSNNLSCLKKTFEMAVKWELIIKNPCMYVDRPQKRKYQNRGQLMTVDEMKKLLEIYENLSTKPSHMHKCAFYIALGCGLRNSEIRALTLDDIDFENNIIRVNKQFGKYTEKGKVVEGYITTKSESSIRDIYAPDFVIAAIKNYISTLDCIPLSKQLFWSARTNKPVGRQCLSTFFTNILKNNNLPVIDFHDLRHLHATLLASKGVNMKSLSNRMGHSKLETTNIYMQPINEVDKQVAKVLDNTIVDIKNNNFLSS, encoded by the coding sequence ATGTCCATGGATTTGCATGGTAATGTTTGGCGCTTTCGTATAATGAAAGATGGCATCCCTTACACAAAACTATTTGAAGGCACAGAAAAGAAGGCCAAAGAAGCACATGAAGCTTTCAAAGTTGATGTAAAAAGAGGCAACGTAGGTACAAATGAAAATATGAAGTTTAATGAGCTTTGCCAGCTTGTAACTGATCAGTATGTTAAGGTTAATTGTAAATACAGTACAGTTGAATTTTACAAAAATACCTATAATACTCATCTACTTCCATTCTTTGGCGACAAAAAACTTTCTAGCATTAAGCCACTTCATATCCAACAATTTGTAACACATTTATCTGAATTGGATTTGGCCCCTAGTACTGTAAGTAATAATCTTAGCTGTTTAAAGAAAACTTTTGAAATGGCTGTTAAGTGGGAACTAATCATTAAAAATCCCTGTATGTATGTTGATAGACCACAAAAGAGAAAGTATCAAAATCGTGGACAATTAATGACCGTTGATGAAATGAAAAAACTACTTGAAATTTATGAGAACTTAAGCACTAAGCCATCTCATATGCATAAATGTGCCTTTTATATCGCTCTTGGTTGTGGCTTACGTAATAGTGAAATTAGGGCACTCACCCTCGATGATATCGACTTTGAAAATAACATAATTAGAGTCAATAAGCAATTTGGTAAGTATACAGAAAAGGGAAAAGTTGTCGAAGGGTACATTACAACTAAGTCTGAAAGTTCTATACGTGATATCTATGCTCCTGACTTTGTTATAGCTGCTATAAAAAATTATATTAGCACTTTAGATTGTATCCCTCTTTCAAAACAGTTATTTTGGTCTGCTCGTACAAATAAACCTGTAGGCCGTCAATGCCTCTCTACATTCTTCACTAATATTTTAAAAAATAACAATCTACCTGTTATAGACTTCCACGATCTACGTCATCTTCATGCAACGCTACTTGCTAGCAAAGGAGTTAACATGAAATCATTATCTAATCGTATGGGACATAGTAAGCTTGAAACAACCAATATTTATATGCAACCGATTAATGAAGTTGACAAGCAAGTTGCCAAGGTTCTTGATAATACAATTGTTGATATTAAAAATAATAATTTTTTAAGTTCTTAA
- a CDS encoding exonuclease domain-containing protein → MNYVVIDFETANSSRSSACSLGMVKVHEGNIVDSFYSLINPEDDFDLFNTSLTGITQDMVCNSPTFNELWPDILSFISDHMIVAHYASFDLSVLRNVLLKYNIPIPTLSYCCTRNLSKKTFPNLINYRLDTVASYLDIEFNHHHAFEDAHATAVLLNHIFIQNTTSSFEDLHSKLGLTIGKITSSSYTPSGYIKCVKKSSNLSSKDIVPTTSSFDDSHPLYDMTVIFTGTLSSMLRRDAMQKVVDVGGHCKDTVGKSANYLVIGIQDYSRFVDGEKSSKLKKAELLISEGYDLEIIDESTFLQML, encoded by the coding sequence ATGAATTATGTTGTTATTGACTTTGAAACTGCTAATTCTTCTCGTAGTAGTGCCTGCTCTTTAGGAATGGTAAAAGTTCATGAAGGAAATATTGTTGACTCTTTTTACTCTTTAATTAATCCAGAAGATGATTTTGACTTATTTAATACTTCGTTAACCGGCATAACTCAAGATATGGTTTGTAATTCACCTACATTTAATGAATTATGGCCAGATATTCTTTCTTTTATTTCTGATCATATGATTGTTGCCCATTATGCTTCCTTTGACTTAAGTGTTCTTAGAAATGTATTACTGAAATATAATATTCCTATACCAACGCTTAGCTATTGTTGCACAAGAAATCTTTCTAAAAAGACCTTTCCTAATTTAATCAATTACCGTCTTGATACTGTTGCCTCATATTTAGATATTGAATTTAATCATCATCATGCCTTTGAAGATGCCCATGCAACTGCTGTTTTACTTAATCATATTTTCATTCAAAATACTACTTCATCTTTTGAAGATTTACATTCAAAGTTAGGATTAACAATTGGAAAAATTACTTCTTCTAGCTATACTCCTTCTGGCTATATTAAATGTGTAAAAAAATCTTCTAATCTTTCATCCAAGGATATTGTGCCAACTACATCTTCTTTTGATGACTCTCATCCTCTATATGATATGACTGTTATATTTACCGGTACGTTATCATCTATGTTACGTAGAGATGCAATGCAAAAAGTAGTTGACGTTGGTGGTCATTGCAAAGATACTGTAGGCAAATCTGCTAATTATCTTGTTATAGGTATTCAGGATTACTCCAGATTTGTGGATGGCGAAAAAAGTTCAAAACTCAAAAAAGCCGAACTACTAATTTCCGAAGGCTACGATTTAGAAATTATAGATGAATCTACTTTCTTACAAATGCTATAA
- a CDS encoding helix-turn-helix domain-containing protein: MKERIKSVRKALNLTQENFGEKLGVRKTAISKLENGENNLTEQMQKLICNEFNVNEEWLRTGNGEMFNQMDRDEELAYLMGKILASKNDFIKQTMLTFAKLDESDWDLIENLIKKIKDSTNQ; the protein is encoded by the coding sequence TTGAAAGAACGAATTAAGTCTGTTAGAAAAGCTCTTAATTTAACACAAGAAAACTTTGGTGAAAAACTTGGTGTACGAAAAACGGCAATTTCTAAATTAGAGAATGGAGAAAATAATCTAACCGAACAGATGCAAAAGCTTATTTGCAATGAATTTAATGTTAATGAAGAATGGTTACGTACTGGAAACGGTGAGATGTTTAATCAAATGGATCGAGACGAAGAACTAGCTTACCTAATGGGAAAAATCTTGGCTAGTAAAAATGACTTTATCAAACAAACTATGTTGACATTTGCCAAACTTGATGAAAGTGATTGGGATTTGATAGAAAATTTAATCAAAAAAATAAAGGATAGCACAAATCAATAG
- a CDS encoding HD domain-containing phosphohydrolase codes for MEKLNEVEKEKLKKRFESTTRMLEELPELEQRYVAGIIAGLYFRSTSKTEVKGA; via the coding sequence ATGGAAAAGTTAAATGAAGTAGAAAAAGAAAAACTAAAGAAAAGATTTGAAAGCACAACAAGAATGTTGGAAGAATTACCAGAATTAGAGCAAAGATATGTAGCAGGAATCATAGCAGGATTGTATTTTCGTTCAACAAGTAAAACGGAAGTAAAAGGAGCATAA
- a CDS encoding helix-turn-helix transcriptional regulator, whose product MELMKPILEAIREIIREEIQAVPQTKTERWVNSEELCEYLGVSRSWLAHRVKEIPHLKSPVRFKISEVEKWILENEMEETKQQIAATVIKKGKKPNKTFKVV is encoded by the coding sequence ATGGAATTAATGAAACCTATTTTAGAAGCAATTAGAGAAATCATTAGAGAAGAAATTCAAGCAGTACCACAGACTAAAACAGAACGTTGGGTAAATAGTGAAGAACTATGTGAGTATTTGGGTGTAAGTAGAAGTTGGTTGGCACATAGAGTAAAAGAAATTCCACATTTAAAAAGTCCGGTTAGATTTAAGATATCAGAGGTTGAAAAGTGGATTTTAGAAAATGAAATGGAAGAGACAAAACAACAAATAGCAGCAACGGTAATTAAGAAAGGTAAGAAACCCAATAAGACATTTAAAGTAGTTTAG
- a CDS encoding rolling circle replication-associated protein, with product MPYIEEKCIAGKTIEIERKYSSRYKKKGITRGKNKKPTTEEQKEINNRMAEKKLRRKINANFGEGDYHLVLNFRPEERPKTKQEAKKQIENFIRSLRKEYREQNMELKYIHVIEQGKNGAMHHHLVINEIDPKTISKAWKFGRININPLDETGQYAKLASYLIKYTSKVIGTDRAIYGRRWNESKNLKEPVVEKRIVKEKGWYREEAKAPKGYYVQKESIAKGICPYSGYPYFKYTLVKLE from the coding sequence ATGCCGTACATAGAAGAAAAATGCATAGCAGGAAAAACAATAGAGATAGAGAGAAAGTATAGTAGCAGATATAAGAAAAAAGGAATAACAAGAGGGAAGAACAAGAAGCCTACCACAGAGGAGCAAAAAGAAATAAATAATAGGATGGCTGAAAAGAAATTAAGAAGAAAAATAAATGCAAACTTTGGGGAGGGGGACTACCACTTAGTCCTTAACTTTAGACCAGAGGAAAGACCAAAGACAAAGCAAGAAGCAAAGAAGCAGATAGAGAACTTCATAAGAAGTCTTAGAAAAGAATATAGAGAACAGAACATGGAACTTAAGTACATACATGTAATAGAACAGGGAAAGAATGGAGCAATGCATCATCACTTAGTCATAAATGAAATAGATCCTAAAACAATAAGCAAGGCTTGGAAGTTTGGAAGAATAAATATAAATCCACTTGATGAAACAGGACAATATGCAAAACTAGCAAGCTACCTCATTAAATACACATCTAAAGTAATAGGAACGGATAGAGCCATATACGGAAGAAGATGGAATGAAAGCAAGAATCTAAAAGAGCCAGTTGTAGAGAAGCGAATAGTAAAGGAAAAAGGCTGGTATAGAGAAGAAGCAAAGGCACCTAAAGGATATTATGTGCAAAAAGAAAGTATAGCTAAGGGCATTTGTCCTTATAGTGGCTATCCATATTTTAAGTATACACTGGTCAAATTAGAGTGA
- a CDS encoding VRR-NUC domain-containing protein, whose amino-acid sequence MRTVVNGEWMGTEAEEQMCIFRWAAYEQARRPELALMYHVPNGGKRDIGTAKKFKLEGVKAGVPDIVLPVSRGGYHGLYIELKVGKNKPSKEQQEWLHRLEAEGYYTTWCIGSKQAIEEIQNYLQMMR is encoded by the coding sequence ATGAGAACAGTAGTAAACGGTGAATGGATGGGAACAGAAGCAGAGGAGCAGATGTGTATATTTAGGTGGGCAGCATATGAACAAGCAAGAAGGCCAGAGCTTGCATTAATGTATCATGTGCCAAACGGTGGGAAAAGAGATATTGGAACAGCTAAGAAATTTAAGCTAGAAGGAGTAAAAGCAGGGGTACCAGATATAGTTCTTCCAGTATCAAGGGGAGGCTATCATGGCCTATACATAGAACTTAAGGTAGGTAAAAACAAACCTAGTAAGGAGCAGCAGGAATGGCTACATAGATTAGAGGCAGAAGGTTATTATACAACATGGTGTATTGGAAGTAAGCAAGCAATAGAGGAAATACAAAACTATTTACAAATGATGAGGTGA